Proteins encoded by one window of Cannabis sativa cultivar Pink pepper isolate KNU-18-1 chromosome 4, ASM2916894v1, whole genome shotgun sequence:
- the LOC115714954 gene encoding uncharacterized protein LOC115714954, producing MADDFNPFQPPITAASTATIPPPTTATPPPQLTAPPSSFDNPGPSLAPKRQRRPSVRLGEIGDQPAATLSYDSHVRRAKHPWRFSRDSSAVAATSKSVKARSLTNLVNGGDSQEIAEAEDRNQNGDALNFELGIRRVKSKRATAVKRVRSNWVSNSNSKQLDDGADSREELGEEGFRDFDPELDSPMREQSPVQSLDNAGVDTWNDSLPEASCGGVRSWLIELGLSRYAPVFEIHEVDDDVLPMLTLEDLKDMGINAVGSRRKMYSAIQKLGKGFS from the coding sequence ATGGCCGATGACTTCAACCCATTCCAACCCCCAATCACCGCCGCCTCAACCGCCACAATTCCACCACCCACCACCGCTACACCACCCCCACAGCTCACGGCACCTCCATCCTCCTTCGACAACCCAGGGCCATCTTTGGCCCCTAAACGACAACGCCGCCCCAGTGTCCGATTGGGTGAGATTGGCGACCAACCAGCTGCCACACTCTCCTACGACTCTCACGTTCGGAGGGCCAAGCACCCATGGAGGTTCTCCAGAGACTCTTCCGCTGTTGCGGCTACGTCTAAGTCAGTAAAGGCCCGGTCTTTAACAAACCTCGTCAACGGCGGTGATTCCCAAGAAATTGCGGAGGCGGAAGATAGGAATCAGAACGGAGACGCTCTTAATTTCGAATTGGGGATCCGAAGAGTGAAGTCAAAGCGAGCAACGGCGGTTAAAAGGGTCCGATCGAATTGGGTTTCGAATTCGAATTCTAAGCAACTGGACGATGGGGCGGATAGTAGGGAGGAATTGGGGGAAGAAGGGTTTAGGGATTTCGATCCTGAATTGGATAGTCCAATGAGGGAGCAGAGCCCAGTTCAGTCGTTGGATAACGCGGGCGTGGATACGTGGAATGATAGTTTGCCGGAGGCTAGTTGTGGTGGAGTGAGGTCTTGGTTGATAGAGTTGGGTTTGAGTAGGTATGCGCCGGTGTTCGAGATACACGAGGTAGACGACGACGTTTTGCCCATGTTGACTTTGGAGGATCTTAAGGATATGGGAATCAACGCCGTTGGTTCCAGGCGGAAAATGTACTCTGCAATTCAGAAGCTTGGTAAGGGATTTTCATGA
- the LOC115712188 gene encoding uncharacterized protein LOC115712188 translates to MVPEPNLSKQHHNLLLLQKSSDIIISSNNNNYYGNYEKYRDQECFSLMMNRANNEGYDNYCTSTTDQSCLGSDLVPVAAAATTTTTTTTDPNSSMAEDESRTNSLNNNINNQEEAGSTSKQQQQQHQDQETAMIKVDQDHASWLQLSIGGTCSSGGAEPTPRRRGSGSGSEPGGLMIELDLLPGGSSTTRRQEEAANRSSNISNVPLFQLGPHNNNHQVSNFGTTNNYSTTSLMYFQNPGTTTTTSSSSNFPVPHPHQIPIQHHLSSQYQYHQQQEAINWGFRPNLIHHHHNQYPSSSSSSSQLHNTNTHNNSNILMIPQLGSSYFGRQFHLQPPPVLDTAAAPEPSLDFRVVNPPKRPHSGIWFMLQASQNQAKEPFLPQISKSFLRIRDGSMTVGLLIKYLVNKLRLDSESEIEIRCRGQQVLPMLTLQQVRDNIWGPTVTTLLPDSSSSTTDHLMVLHYARTP, encoded by the exons ATGGTTCCTGAACCAAACCTCTCAAAACAACATcacaatcttcttcttcttcaaaagaGTAgcgatattattattagtagtaacaataataattattatggtAATTACGAGAAGTATAGAGATCAAGAGTGTTTTAGTCTTATGATGAACCGAGCCAACAACGAAGGATATGATAACTACTGTACTAGTACAACTGATCAATCTTGCTTAGGATCTGATCTAGTACCAGTGGCCGCCGCCGCCACAACCACAACCACCACAACAACTGATCCAAATTCATCAATGGCAGAAGATGAATCCAGAACAAACAGCCTTAATAATAACATTAACAACCAAGAAGAAGCCGGTTCCAcctcaaaacaacaacaacaacaacatcaagATCAAGAGACAGCCATGATCAAAGTCGACCAAGACCACGCCAGCTGGCTCCAATTGAGCATAGGCGGTACTTGCAGCAGCGGCGGCGCTGAGCCAACACCCAGAAGAAGAGGTTCCGGGTCCGGGTCAGAGCCGGGTGGGTTAATGATAGAGCTGGATCTGTTACCCGGTGGTAGTAGTACTACTAGGAGACAAGAGGAGGCAGCCAACAGATCAAGTAATATTAGTAATGTTCCTTTGTTTCAATTAGGGcctcataataataatcatcaaGTCTCAAATTTTGGTACTACTAATAATTATAGTACTACATCGTTAATGTATTTTCAAAACCCAGGAACTACTACCACTACTAGTAGTAGTTCTAACTTTCCTGTTCCTCATCCTCATCAAATTCCTATTCAACATCATCTTTCTTCACAATATCAATATCATCAACAGCAAGAGGCCATCAATTGGGGGTTTAGGCCTAACTtaattcatcatcatcataatcaGTATCCCTCATCATCATCCTCCTCCTCTCAGTTGCATAATACTAATACCCATAACAATAGTAATATTTTGATGATTCCACAACTGGGGTCTTCTTATTTCGGTCGCCAGTTTCATCTCCAACCACCGCCGGTACTCGATACCGCCGCTGCCCCCGAACCCAGCTTAGATTTCAGAGTTGTTAACCCTCCCAAGAGGCCCCACTCTGGCATTTGGTTTATGCTCCAAGCATCACAAAATCA AGCTAAGGAACCATTCTTGCCTCAAATATCAAAGAGCTTCTTAAGAATACG GGATGGAAGCATGACAGTTGGATTGCTAATAAAGTATCTGGTCAATAAGCTGAGATTGGATAGCGAATCAGAG ATAGAGATCAGATGTAGAGGGCAACAGGTTCTACCCATGTTGACGTTGCAGCAAGTAAGAGATAACATATGGGGTCCAACTGTGACTACTTTGCTTCCAGACTCTTCTTCTTCTACAACTGATCATCTCATGGTGCTTCACTACGCTAGGACTCCTTAA